The following is a genomic window from Sciurus carolinensis chromosome 3, mSciCar1.2, whole genome shotgun sequence.
GAATGCTCCGGCCACACTGCCTCCTTCTGGTCTCTCAAACCACCACATTCTACTCTCCTTTGCAGGTGTCATACCCGCTGCTCACCCTCTCAGTCCCCTTTCTCCCATTCACAGCTGACCTAAATTCACTTACTATTTTGATTCTGGTTCCAGCACTATGTCTTCTGGACACTGTCCATGATCCCCAGAGAGGGCTACACATTCTAGTGACAGACTATCATGCTGCCTAATGCACCTTTTCATACTGTTATCACAATGAAAACCAATACATTCTTTCACACCTCTCTGCAGAGTGCCTTTACCCATTCTAGTGCTCTAACTCCATGAGGGCCCAAACCACACTTGGCTTTATATTGCCATAAGCACCTGCCTGGTGCTGGTACCATGTTTCCTGAATGATTGTAAACATAGTTTGAGAAAAGGGGTATGCCAAAGGACTTGGTTGCAGAAGTTTgtttggagaggaagaaaggcaCTTGCTTCATGTCAAAATCTTGGGCCAGCAGATGGGGCACTGCCATGAAGAGTCCAGTGCAGAACAGCAGGGGTGGAAATCCTTGCCAATGGCCTATCTTCTATGCAACTGCTTTTCCAAAACTCAAATCTACTCTCCAAGGCCTCTCAGTGTCAGGAAAGGGAGTCGTGGGGTTCCCATGGTTTGTAGGGGGATTAGATTTTACAGGGTTAGAGGAGTGATTTGTTCCCAGTCTCTGGAAATAACAGAACACTTTGTGGGGCATCAGATCGAATTCTGTCTCCTAGGTGGGGCTCAGCAGAATCTGTGATGCTTTCCTTTACAAGAAGAACCGAAAAATGCCTGTGGGTATAATTCTAGGTTCTCCTTGTTCCTCATGATTAAAGGATTGAATGGAAACCTGTACTATAAAGGAAGATACAACCCCATTCCTGGTGGAGAGAGGAAGTTACATGTTTAATCAATGtttgaaagaagaggaaaggaaacactGGCAAGTGAGTTTGAGTTTTCTCCTCCCAGGAAGGAGGTAGTAAAGGGAATCTTGTGCATCTTTTCCAAAGCTATACTGGTCTGCCTGATGAACTGCACAGTAGAGAGCTCAGGGATTACCCTGAAGGAATAACTGTCCAGTGCATACTTCAGTTCCCAGGTTTGGGATGGAAGGTCAGAAAGTATTGGGATTGTGCTGGTACCCAAGTGTAGGATGCCAGGTTAGAATCTGCAGTGATGGGGTATGCGGGCACCTTCCCCCACTGGCTTGGCTGGCTTTGTTGGTGGGGTCTGATGGTGAGGCAGGAGTAGCTGGGAGGAGGCTGTTACCACTGGGCAACACAGAAGAGGATTAGGGATATATGACCCTAGTAGGGACTGTAGATATGCTTAGCATCTTGTCTGATAACACATTCTGCACAAAGGTAAGAAGATACTTGTATTCCTCAAGAACATCATggaatgggaacaagacagggatgtcctctttcaccacttctattcaacattttccttgaaactctagccagagcaattaggcagactaaagaaattaaagggatacgaataggaaaagaggaactcaagctgtcactatttgcagatgacatgattctatatttagaggatccaaaaacctcctccaaagaacttctagacctcatcaatgaattcagcaaaataggaggctataaaatcaacacgcataaatctaaagcatttttatacgcaagcgacgaaacatctgaaagggaaatgaggaaaacaactccatttgcaatagcttcaaaaaaaataaaatacttcggaatcaatctaaccaaagaggtaaaagatctctacaatgaaaactacaaaacattgaagaaagaaattaaggaagaccttagaaggtggaaagatctcccatgttcttggataggcagaattaatatcatcaaaatggccatactaccaaaagtgctatacagattcaatgcaattccaattaaaatcccaatgatgtaccttacagaaatagagcaagcagtcatgaaattcatctggaagaataagaaacccggaatagctaaagcaatccttagcagaaagaatgaaacagggggtatcacaataccagaacttcaactatcctagaaagcaatagtaacaaaaacggcatggtattggcaccaaaatagacaggtagatcaatggtacagaatagaggacacagacacaaacccaaataaatacaattttctcatactagacaaaggtgtcaaaaatatacaatggagaaaatatagcctcttcaacaaaaggtgctgggaaaactggaaatccatatgcaacagaatgaaattaaacccctatctctcaccctgcacaaaaatcaactcacaatggatcaaggaccttgaaatcagaccagagaccttgcatcttatagaagaagaagtaggtccaaatcttcaccttgttggcttaggatcagacttccttaacaggactcccatagcacaagaaataaaagcaagaatcaacaactgggatagattcaaactaaatagctttctctcagcaaaggaaactatcagcaatgcgaagagagaacctacagagtgggagaatatctttaccacttgtacttcagatagagcactaatttccagaatatataaagaactcataaaactctacaccaagaatgcaaataacccaatcaacaaatgggctaaggatatgaacagatgcttgacagaagaagatctacaagcaatcaataaacatatgaaaaaatgctcaacatctttagtattaagagaaatgcaaatcaaaactacactaagattcctactcatcccaattagaatggcgattatcaagaatacaagcaacaataggtgttggagaggatgtggggaaaaaggacactcatacattactggtggggctgtaaattagtgcagtcactctggaaagcagtgtagagcttccttagaaaacttggaatggacccaccatttgacccagctatcccactcctcggcctatacccaaaggacttaaaatcagcatactacagagatacagctacatcaatgttcatagctgctcaattcacaatagccagactgtggaaccaatctagatgcccttcgattgatgaatggataaagaaactgtggtatatatatacaggggaatgttactcagctataaagaataataaaatgatggcatttgcaggcaaatggatgaaattggagagtatcatgttacatgagataagccaatctcaaaaatccaaaaggcgaatgatctcactgataagcggatgatgacacacaatggggggtgtgaggggggcaagaatggaggaagacgggaatgtatagagggaaaagagaggtgggaggggtgggggggaaggaaaaataacggaatgaatcaaactctatgtaaatgtatgaatatgcaaatggtatgctgttactcatgtacaaacagaaacaacatgtatcccatttgtttacaataaaaataaatttaaaaaaagtcaatcaaCAAATGTGTAATCTTGAAATGGTAAACATACTTGTTTTAACAACATGATTtatccataatatataataaaaaaaaagaagaagaaaaaacaaaaaaacaaacaaaaaacaaacaacatcaTGGAATCACAGACCTCAGGGGAGTTTCTCAATATATCTACTGTGAAGAAATAGCAGGAAAAATTCCAATTCATTATGGATCCATAATTTCATTAAAGGCAGTAGAAATCCTAGAAGTTGGAATATTTATTTCCAGTGCTGTCCCACAGCCACTTAACTCTACAGTTACATACCTTTGCTTTGTTTCTACCCTTGGAGGAGCAAATTAATGTTGGtgtctctattctgccatcttcagCCTCTATAATCATTCACTTAAAGTCAATTTTGTGAGGCAGACATATAGCTACCCCTGCTTTTACTTAGTCTTCATTGCGTAGTATACTTTTTGCATCCTCTCACTTTTAGTCACTGTATATCTTTAAAAGTGAGGTGATTCTCCTGTATGAAGCACATTaggactttgaaaaaaaaaacagtctcttAGTCTTTTTACtggagaatttaatccatttacattcaaggtaATGATTGATAAGTAAAGATGTACTTATCTGTTTTTCTTGGTTGTTTTATAGATaatttgtttcttcctctgtcaCTTGTCTGACTTTGTGATTTGATAGTTGGAATGGAGTGGTATTCTTTGGGCTTCTACTAAAGAGTTTTGCCTTATGCTTACCATGATGTTTACTTGGAGTATCTTACATTTATAAAATCTATTCCAAGTTGATATCAAATTAACTTTTCTTGAATGCCACAAGTCTGCCCTTTTATTCCTACCTCCACATTTCTCATTTAGATGCTATAATCTGCATCATTTTTCCTGTGCCTGCCTTGACAGTTTATTTTTGCTGTCTTGCCCATGTTATCAGTATGCCAGGTTTCATGGTTTCTGGCCCTCTCATCCCAACCTAGTGTGTGCTGAACATGGCTCTATTTTATCTGCACTCTTGTGTTTGGGGCTTTCATATTTTCCACACTATCAATTAACAGCTCTTGGTCGTAGCCTGGGATCTCCCATTAGCAGTATCTGGAAGGCAAGTCTAGTGGTGATAAACACCATAAACTTTTGTTTGGCAACTTGTTACTGGTTCCTCATTTTTGAGGGGCAGCTTTGATGAATGAAATGTTCTTGGTtggcattgttttcttttagttctttgagTACGTGATCCTAGTCTCTCTTAGCATGCAACGCTTCTGCTGGGAAGCCTGCTGAATGGCCTCGTGGCCCAGGTTTACTCATCGGTCCTTTGTATATGATATGTTCTCTATTTTGCTAccagaattttttctttaccatggtgtgaacatgtgtgtgcgtgcatgtgagTGTACACTGTGGATTGAGTACAGGACTTACACATGGtaggcatgcactctactacACAGCTTCATCCCTAGCCCTCGTCTTGATTTTGGATAGTTTTATCATCCAGTGTGCTGATGTTCTCCTCTTGGATTTGAATTTAGTAGAGAATTCAGTGCTTCCTGTATCTAGGTGCAGCATCTATCTTCAAACTGGAGCAGATTCCAGACAATGTTTCATTAATAATGCCTTATGACCTGTCATCGTTTTTTGTCCTTGAGCAACTGCTATGTCAAAAAGATTTTTATGATGTCCCAAGATCTGTAGGATGTCTATGATGTccatcattcttttcttcttgtccCCTCAGACTAGATCATTTCAGTGTTCAATCTTCCAGATCATCCTTTCTTCTGGAACAATTCTGCTACTGAAGCTCCCATTTGCATTTTTACTTTAGTCTTGGCATGAATCAGAGGAAATCTGTAtggttctctctgatattttctttcttttgtaactttttgctttttaaatgtgtttccaAATTATATGAAAACTTCTACCTGTAAAACTTGTAGTTCATTGCTTTCTctataaattattttggattcttttttaGACATCTCCTACACCTTCATTTCCTTACTATCAGTGATTGGAACTTGGTTAGTTTTCTTGGGAGTTGTCATGATTCACTAACTCAAAATTTGTTTGGTTTCCCTTTGGTGCGTGTGCATTTTAGGGTACAGCTGCCTGTTTTGACCTTCATTTGGGTTCTTCTGCAGGCAGAGTCCTTCATTTAGTCTATCCTGACATTTGGGATTATCCAATATAAGAGAAATATCAGACGTAAGGAGTACGTGTCAATAGAGCAAAATGAATCCTAGAGAACCAAAATTGCAGGTTTGGGAATCATGGGGAATTTGTGGACAAATACCTGGTCAAGGGAAGCAGCTAGACCAGTAGATCCTGCAACTTCATTCCCAGGGAGGGGCTTACGTAGCGGTCATGACAAAGGTGGCCTTCACCCAAGCAGGAATGCACCAAGTTTTATTGAGGTGGCATCAAAGACGGCAGGCACGTTCCTGGCACTGGCAACACTGTGGTCCTCCAGGACACACTCCGATGACACCGTTATGGTTGTGTTTTTCCATAGTATGCCGTGTAAGCATGCAGGGACAGGCCAGGTTTACTCATGGGGCCAGGTTATGAGTGAAGATGGCTGTGGTCCTGTGAAACTGGGTCCCTACACTGTGATTCTTGAAGGGCGAGCTAGTTACCATCGGCAGGCAGGCCTGTGGTTCACTCTTGAGTCTCGTGAGCCACATGCCTTTGTTCTGTTAGGTGTGGTAGCTGCCTGAGCTCCACTCTCTCTTGAAACAACTGCCTGACCTCTGCCATAGGCCGGTGCTCCTGGCTGAGTACTGCAGTGGTGTCTGGTGAGGATGATTACATAGTACATAACCTGACTGGGCCATTGTAGTCTTTGGGGTCTACTGTTGGGCAGAGGGTGCAGTGGAATCCCTTTCTTGGGAAAGGTATGACCTGAGGCTCTGTTCGTTGTAAATGCACAATTTGGGAATGCCTCCCTTTCAGAGTGGAGCCATGGGTACCTGGTGGCTGAATCAACTGGAGGCCTAGCAGGTCTAACTCCACGCTTGCCTCAAATGCACAGAGAGGGGCCCTGATTTTTTACCGAGTAGTGTTGCTGTTAACTTTCTAGGTCAAAGCATTATGAATCCTCTGACAACTTTGGAATCCAGAAAGTGGGACTGTCCCTGTCTTGGTGGGATGAAGGTGGTGGGCACTGAGCGGGGCAGGAAAGGAACCATCTAGGACAGAAGCTCGGTTGAACTTCCATTGGGCTCTTTATGGCAGCCAACTCAGCTGGTCTGAGGTTGGCCTGTCTCTGTGTTCAAGCATCTTAGCTGGCAGCAACACTGAAGTCCACCAAGGTGCACACGCTGGTCACTGTGAGCACTgcatcctttctttgttttttccaggCCTCGGGTGGTCTAAGTGCCATTTCCACTGAGGTTGCCCTTGAGGTGAGAATGGAATGGGTTTCCTGGAGGCATCTTGGAATGCTAGCGTGGCCGGATGACTACCAGCATGTCTCCTTCCcttctgtgcagccatgttgcaGGGAAAGCATCCTGTGTGGTGGGTGGAcacctggggaaggaggaggcttGGCATTGTCAGAGTGAGATGTCCTTCCTCCCCTGCCCGCTGAAGGAGACTTGGTGCTGTGAACTGGTTGGATGGCCTCAAGCTTATGCCCAAGAGTTGGAATTTCAAGATATCCTGGTCTGCAGATCATTGCTCATTGAGCTTTCTGTGTGGAGGTGGATTCTGAGACTCCAGATTGTGCCATATGGCTGATGTCACTCTCCTTCTTTTGGCTTTCCAATGACAATGATGTGCACATGCCCCAGTCTGTcgccgcccacagcaacaatcctgcGGATGTTTGTTACCGCCTGCCCCAATAATCGCGGGGGTATTTTTCAGAGGTGGACTGgtaataaactacttctatttctgccTTTCTTGTTTGCTTATTCCCTAGCTTATTGAGGAAGAGAAGCTTGCTTGACTTTACAGGAAAagaaactttgagagaaagataggctttgcttagagcttagaggaagagagactttgcttatcaggaaaagaggcttgctacacttatcagagatctatttcttcttagagttctgctgcttcttcttagtgGTAGGTtccgcatcctgtgaactaggtgctatctctctgaggtgcttcttagtgaggCGTCCCATgcactgtgatctgtgatctgcaacctagaggtgtgttctcagttctccgcccTGCAATCTGCCATCTgctttctgcttgctgctgcttcttcttgctAGCTGCTTCTGCTCTCTGCTAGCTGTTGCTTCTTTTTaccttctacctactgcccgcttatattccctccagaaggcggagggcggggccatgccagttgtgatcaggcaaggagccagctgccctatcactgcaaaggtcaaaatgagcaggcacgagcaagagcactcgggaacacatgtgcacgcattgtgtgcgtggactcacttgaatatggccaatgataaagcacctgagtgtgtttgCTAACCAACTTCCTCAcggccgatgtgatcaaaacaacttctggctggctgccaggtgccatcttggcgtagtctgTATGGCATAGCCACCAACACCAGTCACCAAGGTGAATGGGTCTAGTAACATTTAGGGTCCAGAGGGAGCTGCTTTGTGTGTTCCTATCAAGGAGAGTCCCCTAGGTTGGCTGTAGGACCCCTCTCTTAATTCCCCTTGTGGTATTGCTAGAGAAATACCTCTGTGCTCACCTGTGAAGGAAGTTGTGTAAAAGTGCCCAGTGCAGTAGAGTCCAAAGCAGGAAACTGTCCTCGTGTGAgttctctgtgttctctctgtccctgtgtgtttctctgtattttctccctTAGTGTGGGTCCTGTGGAAGGAGGGTGGGAACATGAAGAATACATGCCCTGTGAGCACATGGAGTGCTCAGTAGAGTGTGGGAGAGAAGCACATGGAGCCCTGAAGGAGGGCCCACAGGTCATGGCCCACAGCACAGGTCTCAATCTCTGGCTAGGACATGGCATCATGTGCTCAGCAAACACTGATTGGGTGACACCACTGCTCTGGAGGTGTCAAGAGAAAGCGAGTTGCCACAGATGGCAGCCATGCTGGATGAAATCCCTGGATGGTCCATGGAGTGGACTCTCAATCCTGTTGCAGCATCTCAGAGCCTCAGAAGGGTTGGAAATGGAGCGTGAATCCTGCTGAAAGTTGAAGAGACAGCAGCAGTGCACGTCCTTGTCACACTCTGTCATGAACCACAGTTTCATTGCCAGGGAGCAGGTCGGGCTATGGGCCTTCCAGGTGTTCCTTTGAAGCTggttcttccatttcattctgagCAGAGTCTTCAGTGCTCTGAAGATTAAGTTCTGGTTTTACTTTTGGGCAAATTCGAAACTGCAGTCTTTCTTGAGGTTTGCCTTTTCATCCTTCTAGATGACCAAGTCCCAATTTGTTGCTTAATCATCCTGTTAGTAAAGTCACATTGTGTTTGAGGGCATGCTGCTGCTTCAAGGCAAAGATCATGAACTATCCTAACCCTGGAAAACATACAAGCAGGTCGGTCAATGGATGTTATTCATTAATCAAGACTCTTCTGAGGAAATCATTGGCAGTGAGTGTCATATATTTTCACAAATTCTGAATACACCCCAACTCTTCTGGTATTTAAGTGCCTGCACTTCTTCCGCCTACCGTATCCCTTGGGCTTTGTATCCAAGCAGCTGGATTGCTGGGCCTCAGCTGTCCCATGGCTCCTGCTCTTTTGCCTGCCCCCCTTCCTCTGTGTTTGTGTCTGCTGCTGGCATCTGGCTTTGCCCAGGCAGGCAAGCTGCTGGTGGTGCCCATGGATGGCAGCCACTGGTTTACCATGCGGTCGGTCATGGAAAAACTCATCCAGAGAGGGCATGAAGTTGTGGCTGTCATGCCAGAGGTGAGTTGGCAACTGGGGAAGGCATCCAACTTTACAGTAAAGACTTACTCAACTTCTTACACTATGGAGGACTTGGACCGtgaattcaaattttttcttGACACTCAATGGAAAACCCCAGAACAAAGTATGTATGGTCTAGCAATGGGTTCATCCAAAGCGTTTTTTAACATCACTTTTTCACGGTGTAGGGATTTGTTTAATGACAAGAAATTAGTGGACTTGTTAAAGAAGAGCTCTTTTGATGCAGTGTTTCTGGATCCTTTTGATATGTGTGGCTTAGTTGTTGCCAAATACTTTTCACTTCCATCCGTGGTCTTAGCCAGGGGAGTGTTCTGCTTTTACCACGAAGAAGGTGCTCAGTGCCCCAGTCCTCTCTCTTATGTTCCCAGACTTTTCATGAAGGTTTCAGATACCATGACTTTCAAGGAGAGAGTAGAGAACCATATAAACCGATTGGGGGAGCTTTTAGTTTGCCCCCATTTTTTCAAAACTGCCTTGGAAATCGCCTCTGAAGTTCTCCAAACTCCTGTCACACCATATGATCTCTTCAGCCAAGTATCCATTTGGTTACTACGAACTGACTTTGTTTTGGACTATCCCAGACCTGTGATGCCCAACATGATCTTCATTGGTGGAATCAACTGCCATCAGGGGAAGCCACTGCCCAAGGTACGTTGTGTCTCCTCTGGCACACAGAGGAAAACTGGCTTTGGGCGTTAAGAAAGATTCCTTACTGAGCTGTGACTTGTTATTTGCATTCATTGCATCTGGAATTTCTTCCTGGGTTAACAATTGTTTTGTGCCTGTTCCTTAACCGTGGGTTAGCAAATTTTATAAAGCTGGCCTCGTTGATATTGATGTGCATAGCAGTAATGGAATATATGTCATTTCTAAGCTCTGTTTCTAGTAGTGCTTCAGAAGAACCCTGAGAAACACATTAGGATGTGAACCATTCACTTTTGCCAATCCTATAGGAAAGTGTTCTGAGCAGTTTTGtctgtattttttcctgttttgaaattACTGTATTTGTATTCATGCATCTACTGCAAACTTTGCAcctgttttattaaataatatctaTTAATGAAGTGTACATGAGTTCTTTAGTTTGCATGTCACTCGCCAATGTATTGCAGACATGTTCACAGTCCAGTACTTATAAAGTCAACATTTTCATTCAGCTAATTGCATTGAAAGCtttaaatgccattttctttTGAACCAACCAATAGTGATAGATACTGAAACTGTGCTTTTTCCTCTTTGAACAAGACTACAGTGACCATTCTGAAATGTTTTCTCCCCACTCCCATGTTTCCATattcttgctgttttctttgtACCTGGGAGTGTCCTAGGAGTAAAACTGCTGGTCAGATGCTGTGCTCCTGTTATGTTTAAACAGCCTGCAGGGTCTTGAGCACCGGCCCTCTTCGATCAGTCGTGTATGAGAGCTGTAGCTTTTACATACATTCTCCAGGTCCAGGTGTGGCAACTTGtaagttttgttgattttctgtgcAACATATTGAGTGTAACTGCTTTGGTTTTTGCTTCCTGTTTCCACAGATATGTTgggcatttgcatttcttctcttgGGAATTTCAAATTCACATTTGTTAGCCATTTTTCTTATAGCTTCTGTCTTTTTATAACTAGTTTCTCCAGTCATCTATTTGGATATTGACACAGCTTTTTAATATGTGCTGTGAATAAACTTTCAGGAGCTGTTCTTCATCTTTTATGGTATAGGATTTTCAATTTTGTGGCCTTAAAGTGGTAAAGGTTTTCTGTAAGAGTTTCTGGATCTGAACTTGTGTATGTCTTTCCTGACCTGAGATGTGGAAACAGTTTTCCACATCATGTTTCATTTTTGTCAACTCTTCCTGTGTAgctaccttttttcttttgcaaagagTCCTTTAAGTATAGAGTTCAAGCATCTAATTTTATTAGTTTCCTGCAAGTATCGTCTGATGTCCCAAAATCTTTTGGTCCTAATTCCTTTCTTCATCCATTGCACTGAACTgcagtatgtatatatgtttttattttttgtgctcgGCACTCTCAGTTTTGCCCCATTGACTTACCTACTTATGAGGCACTACCGTGTACTGAGTGAGTTGGTCTGTGGTAAACTTAAATACGAGACactatacatttataaatataaatataatgcaagcACAATTCTCAAAGTGGAATTCAGATCTCAGAGGGCCCATAGATTAGGAGCCTGGGTACAGCCCAGGTACACTGTAAAAATTTTCATCCTGAGAgctctggagtgtgtgtgtgtttctgggtcTTTGTTTAAAATTGGCAGGTGTCTCTTGGGAAAGCATTCAGTGTTTGTATTCGCTAAAGTAGGTGTCAATGTGTTAACAGCATCTACTCTGTGACAAGGAAAGATTATAGCTAGTGCGATTTTGTATGTATATTCCTGCATGTGTATCAAGAGCATCATGAAAGTAATGTACAGAAGTTCTtcttaaggtatttttaaaaaatgtgttctaattagttatacgtgacagtagactgcactttgatacatcatctatagatagagtataatttctcatcctTCTGGTTGTTCGTGATGTTGAATCTCATCGGtcatatagttatacatgaccttagggtaataatgtccaattcatcctATTGTCCTTTCTACCCCatccaccctcccctcccttcactcacctcttgCCTCATCCAGTGTAACTCTatcttccctagcccccactcCCGCTTATAgggaattagcatctacatatcagagaaaatattcagcttttggttttttggaattgacttactttgcttagcatgatattctcctgttccatccatttaatggcaaatgctatgattttattcttctttaagcctgagtaatattccatggtgtatatacaccatattttcttcatgcattcatctgttggagggcatctaggttggttcgtAGTTTAGtgattgtgagttgagctgctataaccattgatgtgactgttttactgtaatgtgctgattttaagtcctttggatataaaccaggtgggagagctgggtcaaatggtggttcactccaagttttctaaggaatctccatcccattttccataatgggtgcacaaatttgcagtcccaccaagcaatgtatgagcgtacatttccccccacatcttcagcaatatttattgttgcttgtgttcatgATAATTGGCATTCTGCCCTgggagagatgaaatcttagagtagttttgatttgcatttctttaatttctaaagatgttgaacattttaaaataaatttgctgATCCACTGTGTGTCTTCTCTTGTGATGTGTCTGTTCGGTTTCTTAGCTCATTTAGtgactgggatttttttttttgtgtgtgtgtgtgtgaagttttttgaggtctttatatatcctggaggttaatcctctatctgaggtgcatgtggtaaagatttt
Proteins encoded in this region:
- the LOC124980284 gene encoding UDP-glucuronosyltransferase 1A9-like encodes the protein MAPALLPAPLPLCLCLLLASGFAQAGKLLVVPMDGSHWFTMRSVMEKLIQRGHEVVAVMPEVSWQLGKASNFTVKTYSTSYTMEDLDREFKFFLDTQWKTPEQSMYGLAMGSSKAFFNITFSRCRDLFNDKKLVDLLKKSSFDAVFLDPFDMCGLVVAKYFSLPSVVLARGVFCFYHEEGAQCPSPLSYVPRLFMKVSDTMTFKERVENHINRLGELLVCPHFFKTALEIASEVLQTPVTPYDLFSQVSIWLLRTDFVLDYPRPVMPNMIFIGGINCHQGKPLPKVRCVSSGTQRKTGFGR